The Molothrus ater isolate BHLD 08-10-18 breed brown headed cowbird chromosome 1, BPBGC_Mater_1.1, whole genome shotgun sequence genome includes a window with the following:
- the PTP4A3 gene encoding protein tyrosine phosphatase type IVA 3, protein MARMNRPAPVEVCYKNMRFLITHNPTNATLSTFLEDLKKYGATTVVRVCEVTYDKTPLEKDGITVMDWPFDDGAPPPSKIVEDWLNLLKTKFCEDPGCCVAVHCVAGLGRAPVLVALALIESGMKYEDAIQFIRQKRRGAINSKQLTYLEKYRPKQRLRFKDPHNHKNKCCIM, encoded by the exons ATGGCCCGGATGAACCGCCCTGCACCTGTGGAGGTCTGCTACAAAAACATGAGGTTCCTCATCACCCACAACCCCACCAATGCCACGCTCAGCACCTTTTTGGAG gacCTGAAGAAGTATGGTGCCACCACGGTCGTGCGAGTGTGTGAAGTGACCTATGACAAGACCCCCCTGGAGAAGGACGGCATCACTGTCATG GATTGGCCATTTGATGatggagcacctcctcccagCAAGATTGTGGAAGATTGGCTCAACTTGTTGAAGACCAAGTTCTGCGAGGACCCCGGGTGCTGCGTGGCCGTGCACTGCGTGGCCGGCCTGGGGCG TGCTCCTGTCCTTGTCGCACTGGCCTTGATCGAGAGTGGGATGAAGTATGAAGATGCCATCCAGTTCATCCGACA gaagcGCAGAGGAGCCATCAACAGCAAGCAGCTGACGTACTTGGAAAAATACCGACCAAAGCAGAGACTCCGATTTAAGGACCCTCATAACCACAAGAACAAATGCTGCATCATGTAA